The Papaver somniferum cultivar HN1 unplaced genomic scaffold, ASM357369v1 unplaced-scaffold_107, whole genome shotgun sequence genome includes a region encoding these proteins:
- the LOC113327959 gene encoding heat shock protein 90-3-like, with amino-acid sequence MRAEENQRERDRWIRKWEEEKEEAKRLIKESLQCLCNVMKDVLGDRVQNVVVSGCFEYSSPCSSSCLLKDSGMGGKTLEINPHDHVIKDLKKRSDADKNDFHVRNATLLLFNYAELHYKTMREQQTAKV; translated from the coding sequence ATGCGGGCCGAGGAAAATCAGCGTGAAAGGGATCGTTGGATCAGAAAGTGGGAGGAGGAGAAGGAGGAGGCTAAGAGATTGATAAAGGAGAGCCTGCAGTGTCTGTGCAATGTGATGAAAGACGTGCTAGGTGATAGAGTTCAGAACGTTGTTGTCTCCGGCTGTTTCGAATATTCTTCCCCTTGTTCCTCTTCTTGTCTACTGAAGGACTCAGGCATGGGTGGGAAGACATTAGAGATCAACCCTCATGACCATGTCATTAAGGACCTCAAGAAGAGGTCTGATGCTGACAAGAATGACTTTCATGTCAGGAATGCAACTCTTCTGTTGTTTAACTATGCTGAATTGCATTACAAGACGATGCGGGAGCAGCAAACTGCAAAAGTTTAG